ATAActgaatttatatttataagccTACTTACAGAACAATATTTAGAGCTTGTGACCGAACTATAAGATCTGGTTAACATTCATGCAATTGATAAACATATCACATTTAAATCTTGGTGAAATTTTAACTTTGGATAACCAAAAATTGCTTCTGAAATGCGGAAACGAGAAACTGACTTTaaagaaatatgataaatatcaaGAAGACTTGTCCTTTTTTGTAGATTTCGATAGTCagtttcaaacgggaaactaaTTAAATGAATTTCGACAAACGAGACGACTTTCTGTTCCCTAGTTTTCCTTTTTAGACTGTGGTGTTCCCTTCGTCCCGCCTTACTGTTCCCTAGTTTTCCTTTTTATACTGTGGTGTTCCCTTCGTCCCGCCTTACTGTTCCCTAGTTTTCCTTTTTAGACTGTGGTGTTCCCTTCGTCCCGCCTTACTGTTCCCTAGTTTTCCTTTTTAGACGGTGGTGTTCTTTCGTCCCGCCTTACTGTTCCCTAGTTTTCCTTTTTAGACTGTGGTGTTCCCTTCGTCCCGCCTTACTGTTCCCTAGTTTTCCTTCTTAGACGGTGGTGTTCTTTCGTCCCGCCTTACTGTTCCCTAGTTTTCCTTTTTAGACTGTGGTGTTCCCTTCGTCCCGCCTTACTGTTCCCTAGTTTTCCTTCTTAGACGGTGGTGTTCTTTCGTCCCGCCTTACTGTTCCCTAGTTTTCCTTTTTAGACTGTGGTGTTCCCTTCGTCCCGCCTTACTGTTCCCTAGTTTTCCTTTTTAGACGGTGGTGTTCTTTCGTCCCGCCTTACTGTTCCCTAGTTTTCCTTTTTAGACGGTGGTGTTCTTTCGTCCCGCCTTACTGTTCCCTAGTTTTCCTTTTTAGACTGTGGTGTTCCCTTTGTCCCGCCTTACTGTTCCCTAGTTTTCCTTTTTAGACGGTGGTGTTCTTTCGTCCCGCCTTACTGTTCCCTAGTTTTCCTTTTTAGACTGTGGTGTTCCCTTCGTCCCGCCTTACTGTTCCCTAGTTTTCCTTTTTAGACGGTGGTGTTCTTTCGTCCCGCCTTACTGTTCCCTAGTTTTCCTTTTTAGACTGTGGTGTTCCCTTTGTCCCGCCTTACTGTTCCCTAGTTTTCCTTTTTAGACGGTGGTGTTCTTTCGTCCCGCCTTACTGTTCCCTAGTTTTCCTTTTTAGACGGTGGTGTTCTTTCGTCCCGCCTTACTGTTCCCTAGTTTTCCTTTTTAGACGGTGGTGTTCTTTCGTCCCGCCTTACTGTTCCCTAGTTTTCCTTTTTAGACGGTGGTGTTCTTTCGTCCCGCCTTACTGTTCCCTAGTTTTCCTTTTTAGACGGTGGTGTTCCCTTCGTCCCGCCTTACTGTTCCCTAGTTTTCCTTTTTAGACGGTGGTGTTCTTTCGTCCCGCCTTACTGTTCCCTAGTTTTCCTTTTTAGACGGTGGTGTTCTTTCGTCCCGCCTTACTGTTCCCTAGTTTTCCTTTTTAGACTGTGGTGTTCCCTTCGTCCCGCCTTACTGTTCCCTAGTTTTCCTTTTTAGACGGTGGTGTTCTTTCGTCCCGCCTTACTGTTCCCTAGTTTTCCTTTTTAGACGGTGGTGTTCTTTCGTCCCGCCTTACTGTTCCCTAGTTTTCCTTTTTAGACGGTGGTGTTCTTTCGTCCCGCCTTACTGTTCCCTAGTTTTCCTTTTTAGACGGTGGTGTTCTTTCGTCCCGCCTTACCGTTCGCACTATGGTCGTATCTGTAACAGATTTCGTTCGTTTCcacaagtttttatttttcttcgaTTTCGATCAGTGAACTTGACTTGCAAATGGTGTAAGCAACTAAAAACAGGACAAATCTTTACAACATTCTTTTGTAGATGCAAAGAttttgtttggatgtttgactgCACCTGTTGTTTggtttggtttgtttttatttatttggaaaattCGATAGCAGAtcctttttattataaaaaattcttTCACAAATATAGATTCGCATACGCCACCTTGAAAAcgaataagcactgttaaagtcaatgttctgttggaattgtgactgttaaagtcgagtttgtgagtccatcgaacccccctttggaaattcctggctacgggcctgattCGAGACGGTTAAGAgcttgttttatatgttgtagACAGTAGACACATGTCTTTTGCCTTCCAAATTTCTTTGTAACGTTGGTTACTATGTCTCATtgaccaataaaaacaaacgtttgcttttttattatatgcaattttcattattttagtgGCACATCTAGAAATTTTCCATAATGACACAAAATGAAGATAACGACAATAGCCATGAAAGCAATATTGGATATTATACCAAAGAGCAACAAGTACTGGTGGACAGGTAAAGTGAATTGTTTAATTTAATGCAGCGAGATGTAGGTTTCACAGAAATTGGTCCGTGTATATTTGCGTTCAATCGGTTTTCGTTTTGAAATGTGTTAATGTGAAAGTGTtttcgtttttcatttttgatttttcgaAAACCAAAACGGAAAACGGAAGTGTTGATAGCCACGAAAACAATGCAACAACAAGTACTCGTGGACAGGTAAAGTGAATTGTTTTTGATGATATTATTTGTAGGTTTCACTGACAGAGATTGGTCCGTGTATATTTAGCTAAACTAgaagtgaaaaacaaaaacaaatacttaaACATAGTAAAACACTTTCTTTTTTCCTTAATTTGATATCTGAATTCAAGTGATATTGGTAACCTCACTAAAGATATACATAGGCATAGTATTTACACGTCTTCAACATATGAATGAAACCAACATCATGTGTGATCGACGTTTCTCTGCCATCTCCGACTTTGATAAGTTTTGAAtggaaataaactcataatagataccaggtttaaattttgtaattacgccagacgcgcgttttcgtctacaaaagactcatcagtgacgctcgaatccaaaaaaaaataaaaaagaccgAATCGAAAAAAGTTGTATTAAAAGGTCAAAtcaagagcattgaggaccagaATTCCTCAAAGTATGCCAAATACATCTAAGCcagtaatctattcctgaggtagaaaagccttagtaatatcaaaaattcaaaagttttgtaaacaattaatttagaaataagaccatatcaatgataatgtATGTCAGCGCAtaactactggactggtgatacactcggggaattaaaactaCACCAGCAGTGGCACCAAACCAGACTCAGTGGTTgtaaatgaactcatcatagataccaggattaaattttgtaattacgCCATATGCGcttttcatctacaaaagactcaccagtgacgcttaattccaaaaaagttaaaaaggccgaatccaaaaaagttaaaagaacaGACAGAAGTTTTTTTataccatgaaaataagttttgttAGTAATTTGCTCTGTTATCATCTACCACAAGAGATACTCTCAATTAATCAGTATGTTATCTCAAAAATTATcagtttttctttcaatttgagTGTGAATAAATGTTGAATCTCAATTTGacataatacataaaattgGAAATAGTTTTTTTGAATCGTTTTAATAGGACATTAGCCTATCAAGAATGTATGTATTACGACATCCTTGAAGTTCCGAGACGGTCACCTATAGAAGTTATATCAAAGTCGTACAGGAGGCTGTCTTTACAACTACATCCTGATAAAAACAAAGCACCAAGAGCAGAGGAAGCATGCAAAGGTACCAGATGTCTAAGTCAGATGATCTATTTAATGTATATGTACCAGCTTTTCTATAAAAGCatgcaaaacaaaactttgtCCGACTTGCTTGCTATGTTTGCTTGGATGTTGGCAATAGGTAGGCGTAATTTCAGTCTGTTTGATATATGCTGGGATTtgattggaaaataaaaattgacataCAATGTGAAACCTACCTTGAAAtgaagtttatatttattgtccAATCAAAGTCCAGTATATAGTAAACAGACTACTTACCTGCTGTTTCCAAACATTCAAACAAACATAGCAAACAATGCGACTCTGCTGCTTAATGTTATGTTGAATATATTTTCCAGTATTTAAAACTACCATGTACTAATTTGAGgcgaaaaaaacagaaaaatgctGTCTCTTCTATTAAGTACGTTGAAATTGTGTGTCATGGATTGATAAACGTCTCCTTTATTTGCCATccgaaatatattttataagatgCATTCGTTAAGGAAAGTAATATCAGAATCTGAAGCAGAGCATTCTTCTATTCGAATATAGTATAAGCATTTTATACATCATAAGCATgtaatgattatttatttaagtGATAAACAACGCTTATGACAAACTGAGTGACACAGAGGGTAAACATCTATATGACACAGTAGAGCTACCCAAAATTGAAGAACTCTTGAGACAAAGGAACAGGTCTCATAGTTATCCAGGTAAAATTATCTCGTAATCAAAATTGTAAGTAAGGGAGAATGGGGCTAGTGGACAAGTTAAGCGTATGAACACACGTTCCAGCTTTCTTGGACATAGATAATATTTTCCACCTGCGTTCTAATAAGTTCAGTGTAGACCTTTCTTCATatttgtagacattttttttcatttcctatcacGCGCTTGTTAAAGatcatttttacttttatccattttttttagcaattccTTAGAAGTTAATCGTAAGCCCGGCTATGTTATCCACAAACACTGCAATAGGGTTTTGTACATTCATATTGCTATATTGGCTCGCTACCGCTCAGAAAAAGGACaggcgtttttttttttacagtaacaCCTACCTATACGACAGGGATCGGTGTAAACAGGTCAGAGTCCTTCTATTAATAATGCTGGACTCCGAATGTAGCGATAAGAGATAACAACAGGtacttgtaaaaaataaatgataaatcaacatttgttttggtACTGGATATTTAACACTTTTGGACTCGAACGAATCTGGATAGGgcttttcaaaagaaaacaataatccgctacgcgcgttattcagtgtgcaccaaattttttatgttatttcttcatagacagaaaaaatattacagtcattccttaatgcccgcgtcacactgtcccgatttttacgctgATGACAACACgattatgaaaattttcaaaatcgggacttatcgcatccagatcgggctattcgtagtgccatctttaacaCCGTAGAACCATCGtccactttttctagccttcggggacaacttcgtaaagggttctaatttttttaacatgttaaaaaatccccgaaggtgcgtccgatgttgagggttcgtattgagttcgtatcaccatcctcagcaccgtaatgtcaccgggaatgtatctttgaacatcgtattgcattcgtgtttccatcttTTCCATCGGACAGTTTttacattacgatgtctacacgaatgaatgaCGAAGCTATCCGAAGGTCtaacgatggcaacacgacttcgtgaagacctcgttATCCCGTCGTGTTTCcgtcgaataaaagtacgaaggcgacagatggaactacgacggcaataaatcaagctgaatgtaagttaattttcgcgctaaaacacatttaaagtgccatgcgcgatatgctctggtcagtctaatacgacagttaagaaagacgttcacaaaacatggagctcatatcatataattctatgagaacaagaaaggctacagcgttgtttctattaattcaaatggaacaagaagagcagctattaaaGGCTCAGGATtaacttttacaagtaaaataaaaacaaattgtcaatttttcatatcaagtaatatataatgaaaatcataaacgcgcc
The genomic region above belongs to Mytilus trossulus isolate FHL-02 chromosome 7, PNRI_Mtr1.1.1.hap1, whole genome shotgun sequence and contains:
- the LOC134727268 gene encoding dnaJ homolog subfamily B member 1-like isoform X1, which translates into the protein MTQNEDNDNSHESNIGYYTKEQQVLVDRTLAYQECMYYDILEVPRRSPIEVISKSYRRLSLQLHPDKNKAPRAEEACKVINNAYDKLSDTEGKHLYDTVELPKIEELLRQRNRSHSYPAEEDQNAKNQTYCDHQQAFVRRKTFFERMDEDFVKFLLLVGVPILILLLYPVVSYLFSSNEIFMLRRSGVYTEQRFTSVRRIPYYVKKGYQPSNLQAYHDLENNVELKYYRKKNPYS